GGTCCAAGCCTGAGAAACTGTAGCCTAATGATTGAAGGATGGGTCTATGTGTGAGACATTGCCAGCTGATCAAGGACAATGACTAAGACTGAACTACTACATAATTTAAAGTCTAGCAATGTTGAGGAAAGgttgtgttttgcttttatttgggCAGGAGAGGGATGGGGGAAAGCTAGAATGAGCTCTGTGGAATCAAAGTTATCAGCATGAACTcatggtttttaatatttatatagatgGACAGAAACAAATACgtatagatgtatgtatatatagatgtatgtgtTAGTAAGCCTACATATACCTCCTAGCTGTATTGACTGAGAAGGTCTAGAAGTAGTGGTGGGACTCCCCCAGCAGCAATGAACACAGCTGGCACCCAGAATTTGGTTTCTCAATGCCATTCTTCAATAAAAGTGACTGAGGCTCCTTGGAAAAGTGTATTTCAAGGCTGgggcaaaaaataaacaagattagTTTTAAcaaatcttttggcttccctgggccacattggaaaaataattgtcttgggctacacgtaaaatacactaacactaacgacagctgatgagcttaaacacacaaacacacacacacccccctcataatgttttaagaaagtttacgaatggccaggcgtggtggctcacgcctgtaatcccagcactttgggagccctaggcgggtggattgcttgaggtcaggagttcaagaccagcctggccaacatggcgaaaccctgtctctactaaaaatacaataaattagccgggtgtggtggcaggcgcctataatcccagctactccggaggctgaggcaggagaattgcttgaacctgggaggcagaggttgcagtaagccgagattgcgcctccagcctgggcaacacggcgagactccgtctcaaaaaaaaaagtttatgaatttgtgttgggcctcattcaaagctgtcctgggccacatgcaagAGTTGGACAAGTTTGGTTTAAAACATCTtgtggctgtgcatggtggctcatgcctgtaatcccagcactttggaaggccaaggcaggtggattgcctgagcccaggagtttgagactagcctgggcaacatgatgataccccgtctctacagaaaatagaaaagaaatacaaaaactagccaggcatagtaatatgtgcctgtagtctcagctacttgggaggctgaggtgggaggattccttgtgcctgggaggcagaggttgcagtgagccgagatcatgccactgcactccagcctgggcaacagagccagaccctgtctcaacgaaacaaaacgaaacaaaaaaatcctgaatCAAAATGTAAGGAAATAATAGCTATGGGGGCTTGACAAAAGGACACAGGAACTAACATGAAGGAGATGTCAAAGCCAAAGCTGATAAAATTTGAGCAGGAAAAtgatagtattggattataactcatagagtaaaataaatatccatgagccAATACTATTTAATTGAATAAATAGATTGAGAAGGAATGACGGAAATAGAAAACCACCATTTTTGCAAACATCACAGTCATAGTTGTCGCAGGCAAGGACCATCAACAGATGCTAAAATTAGTGGGAGAAAGAGTGATGGGAAGCAGGATATCTTTCCATAAGGTACTTACaaattacaaaagagaaaatagtgattttacagtggagaaatctgaaCTACACCTTTACCAAATGGTCAAAGTTAACATCATCAGTAGTAAGACACATCAACATCATGTACCCACTGAACAAGGCACATCACTTCTGTGattttcttgccaaaaatgcataaaccaagtctaatcatgagaaaacatcagactgTCCAAAATGAGAGACATTCTGCAAAAATAACTGACCAATATTTTTCCTAAATGTCAAGGTCATAGAAGGCAGAGAAAGATTAAGGAACTAACACAGATTGGAGGAGACTAAGGACACATAACTAAATGCAatatgggatcctggaacagaaagcaAACTTTCATTAGTGGGAAAATTGGCGAAATTCAAATAAGGTTTGTAGATGAGTTCATAGTATTGTTTCAGTGTTAATTTCCTAGCTCTGATACTTGTAGTATGGTTTGTAATACGTTAACATTAGGAGAATCTAGGTGAAGGAGGTTATCTGTAGCATTTttgcaaattttctgtaaatataaaaaactcaaaatgttttttaaaatgagagattaaaatgaaattattggctgggcactgtggctcacgcctgtaatcccagcactttgggaggccgaggtgggcggatcacctgaggtcaggagtcggagaccagcctgaccaatatggtgaaaccccgtctctactaaaaatacaaaaatgggccgagcatggtggctcatgcctgtaatcccagcactttgggaggccgaggcaggaggatcacttgaggtcaggagttcgagaccagcctgaccaacatggtgaaacccagtctccactaaaaatacaaacactagccagacatggtggtggggacctgtagtcccagctactcgggaggctaagacaggagaattgcttgaacccgggaggtggaggttgcagagagatcatgccaccgcactccagcctgggcgacagagcgagactccgtctcaaaacaaacaaacaaacaaaaaatgagattattatggaaaatataagcgatgttgaaaggaaagaaggggaggAACAAGAAGTGATTTGTTGACTGATTTGGGAGGAGGGGTGGTTGGGGTAAGACTTTATGATCGTGTATattcaaaaataacatttttgtggTAGCTGGAAAAATGTGCATTAACTATAATGGGGAAGTCTGGAAGAGTagctggttttgtggaagataaatattttttgctaTCTTTTAATTATGCAAAAATTTCAAACTTGTGGGTAATTAGGATAAAATAGTGCTCAGACATGAGTTTGACATGTAATGAGCCACCTTTCATCCCACCAGATTTGATGTCCCAGAGATGAGACATAGTGTCAAGAGCTCCCACTCCTAAACCAAGCTGCATCACACTTTGTGTAACTATGAAGGTCTTGTATGTTCAAGCCAAATTTGAGCTTATTGTGTATGTTTGAGGACTGAGGCAAGCCATACTAGAGGATAGGAAATTTGTAGAAAACTTGAGAAACTGAAAATAATGcccaaattaaatagaaaaactattttgatacttgataatatatatttttaaatttgtaggtACCAAAGATAATACCAAGAGATGTAATCTCAgagaaaaaatttccaaatacatGGACAGAGCGGAAAACATAAAGAAGTACTTGGACCAAGAAAAAGAAGGTAAAGAGGTTGTTTTAGAAAACGCATCCATAAACAACTGTGACCGTCCATTCACCCAATGTTTCTGGCTCCTGCCCTTTGGAGCTCTGTGTGGTCTGGACCAGTTGTCCCTGGGAGCTTACAGGATTTAATCTGTATTTCCACTCCCATACAGGagttgttcttaatttttttgtttgtttattttggtttttgtttttagttcggGGTGGGAATGTCAGACACCCCTTTGAACATCTGATGAAAGCTATACATACTGGAGAATGTTACATGCCATTTTTAAGGGGTTCACAAATCCCTATGAAGCTTATGTGTGGACCCTACGTTAAGAAATACTACAGAGGAATACTGAATGtaaattgtgtattttatttatatttcgcTTTATGAAATGACCAAAATCATGAAAGAAGCTAAAGAAACTCCTGGGCTTTCTCTCAGATTTTGTTGTGAATCAAAACACCTCAGGAGTTAAGCATTCCTAATGATTAGAGGTCAGGTAGGTATTGTTCCCTATTATTAGTTCCCTACTCCTAAGCACCCAGTTTACAAATGTCTGTAAATGGCCATTTCCACCCTTACCTGAGGGCATACTTGCTGCTTTCTATAGCCAAAGGTACTGCTGCCCTCAAAAGCCAGTGCCCCCAGGCCCCAGCTTTTCTTCCTCTCTATACTTTCTACACCCCTTTCCCCGTCTCTTCCTACTGTTCTGTATCAGTACATACCCTGGGGACCCCCCACTGAGCTCCTTTGTTCAGTGGGAATAAAGTTGTGTTTCCTTAGCCCCGATTTGAAATTTAGAATGAAATTTTACtccaaaacattgatgaaatataGTACCTTcagcattgtggttttgagtacATGGAATTAAATTAACCTCTATGTGGCTATCTTCGCTTAAAAAATAAGGCATAGTCGCCAACATTATCTATGTGGAAATATTTGGAACAGAATCCACACTACTGATTTTTAAACAAAGTGTAAAGTATGATTTAGGGGCTACcattagggtttttttgtttttgtttttgtttttgtttttgttttagacagagtctcgctttgccacccagggagtgcagtggcgtgatctcggcttactgcaacctctgcctcctgggttcaagcaattcttctgtctcagcctcccgagtagctgggactacaggcacccgacaccaagcctggctcatttttttatttttagtagagttgaggttttgccatattggtcaggctggtctctaactcctgacctcaggtgatcctcccgcctcagcctcccaaagtgctgggattacaagtgtgagccaccacgcccagccaggggtcataattttttaaaaccttaaaggTTTCTGATAATTTTTTCAATGTTCATTTTGAATTAACAAAAGCAATAGATCTATCCTATTGATCCTGTGACATCCCAGTCTTTAGCTTGAGTTATTAAGAAGtactaaaaatttgtttaaagctCTACACGTGCCAAGAAAGACTTTGAAGCTTCATATTATACTgcattaatgttttttctttctttctttcttttttttttttttttgaggcagagtcttgctctgttgcccaggctggagtgtggtggcgtgatctcagctcactgcaacatccacctgggttcaagtgattctcctgcctcagccccccaggtagttgggactacaggcgcctgacatcacgcctggctactttttatatttttagtagagctggggtttcaccatgttggccaggctggtctcgaactcctgacctcaaatgatctacctaccttggcctcccaaaatgctgggattacaggcgtgagctaccgcgccctgCCCTGCATTCATGTTTAATACTCACTTTAGTTATTAGATTGCAAGACATAAAAAGACAAGTCTGAAGAGAAGGACCAGATAGCCACTGAGTTTTAGTATGTGGTGCTACCCATGGTGACAGGAAGTTATTGGATACCTTTATATATACACTACTCCCTTCAACAAACTGCCTGGTCTATAGGATCTGGCTCAAGGACCTGTTCCAGGAAACCTCTAGATTTTCCCCCTTGCCTAGCCTCTGTGAAGGCAGAAATCACTTAATGGAGTGGTTTGCCTTAAATACCTTTGTACATGTAACATCCTGCAATGTATATGATAtttagtaggcattcaataagtatttgctgaataagttaaaaaaattaatatgtatcTGATGCTGATTAATCactctatataaaatataaaatgtgtaaaaaaaatgCTCACTGGTTTTACTGTTGAAGCCTGTGTTTTATAGATGGAAAATATCacaagcaaattaaaatagaagagAATGCAACAGGTTTCAGTTATGAGTCACTTTTTCGCGAATACCTTCATGAGACAGTTACAGAAGTTTGGATAGAAGATCCTTATATTAGACATACTCATCAGGTATGTGAACAtactaaaatataatgaaatatcatattgaatgtaCTAAATTAGTAATAATCCATTCTAATGTCTTTTAGCTGTATAACTTTCTTCGATTTTGTGAGATGCTTATTAAGAGACCGTGTAAAGTAAAAACTATTCACCTTCTCACCTCTCTGGATGAAGTAGGTACCTGAAAGCACTTACTCTTTCTTAACTTATTAACTTTATTCAGTTACAAGATGTAGTCCAGTCAAGGAAAACACAGATGCAGTGCTTCAGCTAGATTTATTTCCTTGGGAATTAACTTATTATCTAACAGTATGCATAACATGTCATAAAAAAAGTTATTGATTTTAggatgctgattttgtatttggCCACTTTGCTAAATGCGCTTATGCAAATAGTTTGTTAGTTTAGTCTCTTGGATATTCTAGGAGGCAATCACACTGTCTGCACTATggacaattttgtttctttaccaATTATTATATCTGGGGGATGGTAGCATGATATGGTAGTGGGCATCTCTATCTTGGTTTTGACTTAAAATAGGAATGCTTCTAAATAATTATGATTTCTACAATTGATTTCAAAAGGTGTCAGCTCCACCTGGATGactaaaactattctaaactaCATTTAAGGAGACAGGATGGAGTTATGTTCACATTAGAAAAAAAGGTGATTTTGATAAAAACAATTGCTCTTTAAACTACCTCATATTGTTTGGTTGTTTCTTTGAGATAACAGACATTGAAACTagtatagaacatttccatcttaATCCACCTGTGATATAGATTGTATAGCTTAGGGATAATTTAAGATAGTAATAATAACTGAGGCAGATAATCGTATTTTTGCTATTAACAGGGCATTGAGCAAGCGCAGCAAAGTAGAGGCCTGCAAGAAATAGAAGAGTCACTCAGGAGTCACGGAGTGCTGTTGGAAGTTCAATACTCTTCTTCAATACATGACCGAGAAATTAGGTTAGTCtacaataatgttttaatttttatgcagttgatatatacttaaagtttttgtaaatgttttatataattgcatatacttaataatttataaatatttaaaattcaaataaaactcCATTTAGTACTTTTTCACTTTcgagaagaaaaaaaacacttggcTTTCTTTTTGACAAAGTAAGCCAAGTGTTTTGTGTGTGAGTTTAATATTTCCTAATGGAATAATATTTACATGTTCTGTgtcacagaaaaagagaatactTTTCTGTCTACTCAACTGTATATATAGTGTTATGatattagaataatttattttctagtcAACTTAATATTGACTTAATGTGGCTTTACTTCTTATGGGTTATTAAATATTCTAGTAGGCATGACAATTTCCTGAGTCTATAAGAAAACAGAATATGCAGTTATTTTAGTGATATCTTCCTTTTGTTTAGCACAGTGGTTATGTTTATAGCAAGGGCACTCAGTTTTAATAAAAACTTAATCACAAACTAAATATGCAAAACAGATGAAAATGCAGCTGCTGTAGTTAAAGCAGAGGTCAGGGTCCAGGGCTCCTCCTGCACATTCACCATCTCTAGGTAGGGGAACTCTTGAAATACCACCAGTTTCCCTGAATACACTTTGCCACCACTTGTTAGCAGAACACGAAAAAGTTTTATCAACAAGCTGAAATTCAAGATTAAACTATCAGATAATTAAATCAACTGATTGTTTCTATGACTGTTTTCATTGTGGACAAAGCTCATAATGAACCCCAGGTTTGATTCAACTCATGCCACTGGAGGAAGTGGTTTGCTTTGTTAGGGGGAAATTTTGCTGACCCTTAATACACTACAGCTTTAATAGTCTGACTTAAATGTCTTGAATATAATACTATATACTAATTTCAACAGGTTCAACAATGGACGGATGATTAAGATTGGAAGGGGACTTGATTATTTTAAGAAACCACAGGTAGGATATAATCTTATGAGTAAATGTGtagcactgtttttgtatcatttttaatgatactcttttcttctcttcttagaGTCGTTTTTCCCTTGgatattgtgattttgatttaagACCATGTCATGAAACAACAGTGGACATTTTTCATAAGAAGCATACAAAAAATATATGACGGGCAGTAGCCTAATTTGTATTATGTCTACTTTAAGTgaatattggattttttttaaaagatcacttttATAATGTATGAATTTAACAATAAACTTTTATATTTCTACTAATTTATGGATCCATCGTTCAGTTGTGGGAACAatcctaaatatttttgtaaatatattacTCAGTAGATTTACAATGTTTCTTCCAAGTAATACagctaatttaaacattttaccaGCTTCTCTGTTACTTGGTTGCGGGAGCATGTCAACAAATAATGAGCATCTATTAGGAAGATGAATTAGATCTTAATTTTGCCTGTGGGAGTTTTAAGTCCAGGAGGGAAAGACACCATGGATTAGAGTGCTTTTAAAGAGACAGATGGAGCTTGGGCAACCtgtgtctgcaaaaaaaaaaaaatgagccaggcatggtggcatgtgcctatagtcctagctacttgggaggctgaggtggaaggatcacttgagcctaggaggttgaggctgcagtgagctgagactgcaccactgcactctagcctgggtgacagagccagaccctgtctcaaaaaaaaaaaaaaaaaagaaaagaaaaaaaaaagacagatgggCTTGGGGTCTAATAAACAGGaaagtaaaatgttaattttgttaCAATTAAGATAATTGTCGTTGGTAAACATTTACCATCATGCAGTTGTGCAGTATTACCTAACTCCATGAAGGCAAATCAACCCGTTCAGTTAATCCAAATGCATTTTGCAGCTCATTCACTTTGGCTGGCACATTTGTAAAGCCTTGCAGCTTAGAATCAACTGTTCTGGGTAAGCTTTTCATCCAGATGCCAGTTGTGTGGTTGGAGACAGAATAGATTCCATGGAGACAGGCTGGAAGAGGGGTTGTACGCTAGAGGTAGTGGGTGGTCCACAGCTCAAAGAacatgctggctgggcacagtgcctcatgcctgtaatcccagcactttgggaggcaaaggcaggcggatcacctgaggtcaggagtttgagaccagcctggccaacatggagaaaccccgtctttattaaaaatacaaaattagccggccgtggtggtacatgcctgtaattccagctactcgggaggctgaggcagaattgcttgaaccctggaggtggaggctgcggtgagcggagatcatgccattgcactccagcctgggcaacaagagtaaaactccatctcaaaataaaaaaacaaacaaataaaaaaacccagCTAAGCTAACATATGTAAGAGGAAAACTATAGTACCAGTGTTGAGTATTGGAGAGTGCATGTATAAATGTCACATCTGAGGACTATTCAACAGAGTTAAACGGTGTAGAGGACCAAAGCTAGAGACCATGGGAAAAAGGTTGGACAGAGTGGTCTTGGGGAAGCCTTAGACACTATGTTTTCCTTTTGTGGGACAGCTGGTAGGTACAAGATGGAGCTGGCATAAAAGGCCAGGAAGGGCTTCCAGAAcagttcctgattttttttttttaaatcttttcaggTTCAGGTGCTGATAATATTGAATCTGAAAAATTTTAGACTCAAACTAATTTGCTAAGCTGTATCATATGGAAATTCAGGGTGTCAGGAAAACACTTGAACAAGTGTTGGCCTGATCCGAAGTTCCTTTCTGCACAGTATCTTTGCTTATTTTGCCCAGTACCCGATGCCACGTGGAAATGGAGTAGCTCTTAATTAAGGTAAGAATATGTGTTAGACCTCTTTACTTTCATGTTAAAATAACAATTCTGATTTCTAAAGCATATGAATCTGTTACTATGGAGAATTAGCAATCCACAACCCTGTGCAATTAACTTTTATCCAACTTCTATAAAAATCCTGGCTAAGATATTgtgatatttaaagaaaagagtCTACAGACATGCTATCCATTCTAGATATTTTCTATCCCCAGATCTAATTAGAGCACCAGAAGCCTACCAGGTACAGCTTAAATATATCAAGAAATGTGTTAAGAACTATATGAACAACTATAAGCTTTATGGAgggatataaaagaaaattagggTAACTAGAAAGACAAATTGTATTCCTGAATGGGAAGACTTAATGTCAGTTCTCTCtaacttaatttataaattaaatgacaAAAGAGACTAACACCTGGAGACTTGCTTGACCAGCTATAAAGACATGGCtacaataattttcttaaaaatgtatgggcataggcatgggcaaataaaTCAGTGGGATAGAATAAAAGAGTCCAGAAGCACATTTGAAAGAGAGAAATTGTGTATGAATGAGTATTTAATATATAACAAAGGTGACATTTTAAGTTAGTGGAGAAAGAGCTCAACAAATGGttggaaaaaataacattaagGCCTCTGTCTTACTCTGCATAAAGAAATTTTTCTGTAATGATGTTGACACCATATAAAGAAATCTAAATGTATTACAGAGCtaattaatgaaaaatttatatatacatattttaaaaccccACGTAATGAACTGAGTATAACAGAAAGCCCCAGAACTGTTAAGAGCAAAAGACTTGGTCATGTAAATATACAAAACTTGAGTAAAAGGAAACATaaactaagttaaaaaaaaaatgagagatcaAATTCATAAAATTAGAGTCAGTATTCCTAATATATAAGGATGATGGCCAGATGTTTAGCAGTGACCTTGACCTGACCTCCTTTAGCCTCCACAGGGACTTGGGCCTTAGAGCAATCTCTCCTGCTGTACTGCATCATTCCTATTAGTACACACATCTCGAGCCAGATGCCACCctattttttcattcttcatgAAACACTTCTTCAAagagtgttctctgtatttttttttttttcttatttcctcacCACCTATTTGCTTTAACTCACTTCAGTCTGGCTACTGCCCCAATTACTCCACTGAAATCGTTTTTGCTAAGGTCAACAGTGATCTCTGTACCACCATATTCAATGGGCACCTTTAAACTCTCGTAttatgtgacctttcagaaaCATTTGACCCAGTTGGCTACTGCCTTCTTGAAACTCTTGACTTTCATGAAACATACTCTCTTCCTCCATTCTTACATTTTAAATACTGAAGTTCTCCCAAGCTAGGTACTAGGTagtaacctctttttttttttttaaattcaaactcTTTCCCTAAGTGATTACATGGTAAGTGTTCTtagtaaaaagcaacaaaaactgCTCCTACCTGATATAAGCAAAAAAGGGGTTTATTATAAGAATAGTAGGTAGTTGAGCTATAGACTGAGACACAGAGGTTTTGGAGTGAAAAATCACATCTAGAATCACTACCCACAACTAATCAGATGACACTCCTGCTGAAACTGATGCAAGGGCTGGATGCAGTAGCCTACATCATTGATATCACTGGCTTGGAAACTATCACTGCTAGCCTCACTGCCTTCATTACCCCAGAAATTCAGGCCCCTGTCGCTACTTCCAGAGAAGGGTTCTCATCATTCCAGATGTTCTGCATCACTAGTGTCTAA
This genomic window from Pongo pygmaeus isolate AG05252 chromosome 12, NHGRI_mPonPyg2-v2.0_pri, whole genome shotgun sequence contains:
- the LOC129030876 gene encoding MIT domain-containing protein 1-like isoform X1, with the protein product MAKFGLGQDPQSTAAATVLKRAVQLDSESRYPQALVCYQEGIDLLLQVLKGTKDNTKRCNLREKISKYMDRAENIKKYLDQEKEDGKYHKQIKIEENATGFSYESLFREYLHETVTEVWIEDPYIRHTHQLYNFLRFCEMLIKRPCKVKTIHLLTSLDEGIEQAQQSRGLQEIEESLRSHGVLLEVQYSSSIHDREIRFNNGRMIKIGRGLDYFKKPQSRFSLGYCDFDLRPCHETTVDIFHKKHTKNI
- the LOC129030876 gene encoding MIT domain-containing protein 1-like isoform X2; the protein is MAKFGLGQDPQSTAAATVLKRAVQLDSESRYPQALVCYQEGIDLLLQVLKGTKDNTKRCNLREKISKYMDRAENIKKYLDQEKEDGKYHKQIKIEENATGFSYESLFREYLHETVTEVWIEDPYIRHTHQGIEQAQQSRGLQEIEESLRSHGVLLEVQYSSSIHDREIRFNNGRMIKIGRGLDYFKKPQSRFSLGYCDFDLRPCHETTVDIFHKKHTKNI